TTATGGACGACTTTAAAGTTGCATTAGGCGTAAAATGTAATTTCTGCCATGCCAAAAGTACCACTGACCCTCAGAAAATGGACTTTGCAAGCGATGAAAACCCACATAAAGAAATTGCAAGAAGTATGATGAAGATGACTCAGAAAATCAATAAAAAATATTTCACACATAAAGACGAAAAATCCGGAACAATAGCTCAGATAAGTTGCATGACTTGTCATAACGGTAAAAAACATCCGGAAGTAGTATCCTTATAAAAAAAGATAAAAAAAAGGAGCTGGTGCTCCTTTTTTGTTTTAAAACCGCTTTTCTTTGGCTGTGACTCAGACTCCTGAATCTTTCCGCTTATTTCTGTAAAATCTTTTTTGTCCTTTCCTCCACTTCCTTTATTAATAACGGATAGGCAGGATACTGCATATTATGTCCGAATCCCTGAAGTTCCAGTAAACGGACATC
The Sphingobacterium spiritivorum genome window above contains:
- a CDS encoding c-type cytochrome, producing the protein MRLQKIAIVTVIFSAIIALSAFIPAPQPAQEKKAKNLKVLPKNISNEELDKVMDDFKVALGVKCNFCHAKSTTDPQKMDFASDENPHKEIARSMMKMTQKINKKYFTHKDEKSGTIAQISCMTCHNGKKHPEVVSL